CTGAAAGGGTGAGTTCGGCGCGGGTGATGCGGGTGAGCGAACCTTGTTGGGCGAGGTCGAGGTCGGCACGGGTGACGGTGATATCGTCGAGGGTGCGGAAGTGGAGATCGGCGGCCTGCAGGCGGGCTTGGATGCGGGGAAGTTTGTCGAGCGCGTCGTCGGGCGCTTCGAGGGTGATTTTGCCGGCCAGTTGTCCGGTGGCGTCGAGCCAGGGCAGGCGGGAAAAATCGGACTCAAGGGTGAAGCGCGAGGCCCCGGAGCGGAGGCGCCGGTCGCGGCCGATGACAATGGGCGCATCGAGGTGCGCGCTGGTGCCGGGGAGCAAAAGATCGAGCTGGTCGATGGAAAGCTGCGCGGTGTCGCCGCTGGCGCGGAGGGCGAGCGTGAGCGGTGGCACGGAAGTCGCCACGGTGGAGGGGGAGGCCGGGGAGGACGGTGCGTCCGCGGGAATGCCGCGGGCATCGAGCATGGCGGTGAAGCGGTTGTCACGCCAGTCCGCACGGGCGACGGCATCAACGCGGGCGTAGTCGGGAGCGAGTTGGATCACCGAGGCGGGAAGGGCGACCGCGGGGATGTCGAGGGTGGCCGTGACAGGAAGCCAGGTGCCGGGACCGAAACGGGCGTCGAGCGCGGCGGTTTGATTGAGAAAATGGAAGCGGGCGGCGAGGTCGGCGCCAGTGGAAACGAGGGAGAGGCGCAGCGCCGCGTCGGATGGCGAAGCGGAAGGCGCGATTGCGTTGTGTTCCTGGAGAAAGCGCAGGAATTTTTCGGAATTGGCGGTGAGGTCGAGCGTGAGGAAATCGGCCTCGGTGTGCCAGGCGAGGGTGACATCGGCGGTATGGCCGCGGCCGGCCAGGGACTTGGCCTCGATACGCGTGGAAGCGGCGTCGGCCCGATAGGAGACGGAGGGGAGGCGGATATCGCCGTCCGTATCCGTTGGCCATGTGATTTTGCCATCGGACGCTTGCAGGGACGGAAGCCATTCCGCGAGCGTGGCGCGGATTTCGCCCAGACGGGCGCGAAGCTGTATCCAGTCGTCGGATGCGCCGTCGCCGGTGGAGGAGGGCTGGGTGTAGCGCCAAGTTTCGATCCGGACGGGACCGGGCTGGGAAAACTGGTGGCGCAACAGAAAGAGCAGCGGCATGTCGGCCTCGATGCGGGCGGCGGTGAATTCCCCCGCTTCGGGGCGGGCGAAACGGACGTCGGTGAGAACCATCCGGGCGAGGCTGGGACGCTCGTAGCGATCGAAAGTGACACCCTGCCTCGCCAGAATATGGCGCACGGGAATGGAAATCCACCAGGGCGAAAGCAGCGCGGCGCCAACCAGGAGGAGGGCGAGGACGAGCAGAATTCGGCGTAGTCGGCGCATATTGCGGGTTGGTGACGTCGGCTGGATGCGCGGGAAATGTCGGGATTATGACGGCAGCGGGCAAATGATTTTTGTCAGACGGAAAACTATTGCTCGGCAGAGCCATCACGGGAGTAAAAACCGCATCCGGCGCCAAGGGCCGAACCGTATGCGGGCGGCTTTTTGTCATGATGCGATAAAACACACCGCCCGATGTATTCGCGGCGCGAGTTTTTTCATCATTGTCTTTTTACTTGGAAACTGTGCGCTGTTTGCGCCTGTTTTCTTGAAAACCAGCCACTTTGATGACCAGCACCAGCTCCAAGACCCTTCTGCTGCTTTGGATTGACGCGCATTTTTTCCCCGTGATTTGCGCGGCGGTGACGTGGTGGCGCCGGCTGGTCGAGTTGTTCTCGCGGCCGGACAGGAAGACGCCGCCGCGCAGCATCATTTTCCTGAAACTCGCCGAGCAGGGCTCGACCGTGCTGGCCGGCGAAATGATAAAACAGGCGGCGGAGCGCGTGGGTCGTGAAAATGTGTATTTTCTCATGTTCGAGGAAAACCGGTTCATCCTCGATGTGATGGACCTCATCCCCCCGGAAAACGTGCTCACGATCCGCACGCGCTCGGCCTGGGCGATGGCGACGAGCTGCCTCGCGCGCCTGCGCGAGATCCGGCGGCGGCGCATCGACGCGTGCATCGACATGGAGTTCCTCGCACGTTCGTCGGCGGTGATCTCCTACCTGATGGGCACGCGCATCCGCGTGGGCTTCCATTGCTATTTCGGCGAGGGACCGTATCGCGGCGATTTGTTCACGCATCGTGTGCTCTACAACGCGCACATCCACGCCTCGAAGATTTTTCTCACGCTGGTCAACGCGCTCGACGTGCCGCCGGAGAAGCTGCCAACCTTCAATTACGCGCCGCCCGCCCGCATCGCCCTGCCGATGTTTGAGCCGGCCGGGGAAGAGCGCGCGGTGGTCGAAAAAATGCTGGACGAGTTGAAAGGCGGCGCGGCGCGGCGCCTGATCCTGCTTAACGCCAACGCCAGCGACCTCATGCCCCTGCGCAAATGGGAGCAGCAAAACTACGTCGAACTCGCGAAGCTGCTGCTGGAAACTTTTCCCGACGCCTGCATCGGCTTCACCGGCGGCCCCTCCGAGGCGGTCAAGGTCGAGGGACTGGTGCGCCAGGTCGGCTCGCCGCGCTGCTTCTGCCTGGCCGGCCGCACGACGCTGCGGCAACTGCTCATCGTTTACGGGTTCGCGGAAATCCTCGTGACCAACGACAGCGGCCCCGCTCATTTCGCCGCG
This genomic stretch from Termitidicoccus mucosus harbors:
- a CDS encoding glycosyltransferase family 9 protein; the encoded protein is MTSTSSKTLLLLWIDAHFFPVICAAVTWWRRLVELFSRPDRKTPPRSIIFLKLAEQGSTVLAGEMIKQAAERVGRENVYFLMFEENRFILDVMDLIPPENVLTIRTRSAWAMATSCLARLREIRRRRIDACIDMEFLARSSAVISYLMGTRIRVGFHCYFGEGPYRGDLFTHRVLYNAHIHASKIFLTLVNALDVPPEKLPTFNYAPPARIALPMFEPAGEERAVVEKMLDELKGGAARRLILLNANASDLMPLRKWEQQNYVELAKLLLETFPDACIGFTGGPSEAVKVEGLVRQVGSPRCFCLAGRTTLRQLLIVYGFAEILVTNDSGPAHFAALTPVDVVVLFGPETPLLFGTLSPRNHNIWAGLACSPCINAWNNRQTACRDAACMKAITVNQVFETVCQVYRQRTTQPG